A stretch of Dysidea avara chromosome 5, odDysAvar1.4, whole genome shotgun sequence DNA encodes these proteins:
- the LOC136256639 gene encoding uncharacterized protein, with protein MVNCTIVGCSSDSSKPVRNICSFHKLPTIIMHQGPQMVEITTERRRVWLSVISRDNLPCLENVSVCSNHFESGKPAYVMKTFDVDWTPCINLGHDKVNVGTLQAASDRAIRTEQRRQRMEEAATSSSVASSSVGAQVSVEDTGCVFVNEGTQTDQGVLCHSKTVQMTTPPQTVMLGSRQMTGIFSMRRFFLSDDSKVHYYTGLTKCALLLSTFEFVMTPFCNGEKRAFYWR; from the exons ATGGTTAACTGTACTATTGTTGGCTGTTCTAGTGACAGTAGCAAACCTGTAAGGAACATTTGCTCGTTTCACAAGCTACCAACCATAATCATGCACCAAGGACCTCAAATGGTGGAAATAACGACGGAAAGGAGAAGAGTTTGGTTATCAGTCATTTCTAGAGACAATTTGCCATGTTTAGAAAATGTTTCTGTTTGCAGTAATCATTTTGAAAGCG GTAAACCAGCATATGTTATGAAAACGTTTGATGTTGACTGGACTCCTTGCATTAACCTAGGGCATGACAAGGTCAATGTGGGTACTTTGCAAGCAGCTAGTGATAGGGCAATACGAACTGAACAGAGAAGGCAAAGAATGGAGGAAGCTGCAACCTCATCTTCTGTTGCCTCTTCCAGTGTTGGTGCACAAGTATCAGTGGAAGATACTGGCTGTGTGTTTGTTAATGAGGGTACTCAAACTGATCAAGGAGTGTTGTGTCACAGTAAAACGGTGCAAATGACAACTCCACCTCAGACTGTGATGTTGGGGTCCAGACAGATGACTGGAATTTTTTCGATGAGAAGGTTTTTTTTGTCAGATGATTCCAAGGTACATTACTACACTGGGCTGACCAAGTGCGCACTACTACTGTCAACATTTGAGTTTGTAATGACTCCCTTTTGTAATGGAGAGAAACGAGCATTCTACTGGCGTTAA